One Panicum virgatum strain AP13 chromosome 9K, P.virgatum_v5, whole genome shotgun sequence genomic region harbors:
- the LOC120648075 gene encoding cysteine proteinase inhibitor 8-like, which produces MRAITSFLLIAVAAIALCSVAPTAAARAPHIIVGGWRLIKDVKDPHIQELGGWSPASARDVSDPHIQELGSWAVAEHTKQANDGLRFGKVINAQEQQIVDGVNYKLLLDAADASGNVANYGAVVHEQERTNTRELMAFARVPAK; this is translated from the coding sequence ATGAGGGCCATCACCTCCTTCCTGCTCATCGCCGTTGCCGCAATCGCGTTGTGCTCCGTCGCCCCCACtgcagcggcgcgcgcgccgCACATAATCGTCGGCGGGTGGAGGCTGATCAAGGACGTGAAGGACCCCCACATCCAGGAGCTGGGCGGGTGGAGCCCCGCCAGCGCCAGGGACGTGAGCGACCCACACATCCAGGAGCTCGGCAGCTgggcggtggcggagcacaCCAAGCAGGCGAACGATGGCCTGCGGTTCGGCAAGGTGATAAACGCCCAGGAGCAGCAGATCGTGGATGGGGTGAACTACAAGCTCCTCCTCGACGCGGCCGACGCCAGTGGGAATGTGGCCAACTACGGGGCGGTCGTGCACGAGCAGGAGCGGACAAACACCCGCGAGCTCATGGCCTTCGCGCGCGTGCCGGCGAAATGA
- the LOC120648074 gene encoding putative UPF0481 protein At3g02645, with protein sequence MAIDVSFLLEFLQTFSKNSNQRALQRIPSRMSHLVDPSRRTSSHSMLLRDMVMLENQVPLFLLLKALETRGSAAQPALSSMLAGFFQEVSTFRGIGCPCTDANRHAHLLDFLYSNMVPRCTEESTGEAGDESRHGHDRRKRTLNSATELLVRRGSKIFSVVIDFTLRLLLKFVASLPCLSILGEPIEQLTQQASEPRGASGVQNKDAASPLLEEIAVPSVAELAYAGVKFCPTVGDLSAIGFSPATATLHLPVVGVDVNSEVVLRNLVAYEASAAAGPLVLARYVELMNGIVDTEEDARVLRESGVILNHLRSDREVAELWNGMTRSVRLTRVPALDRVIDDLNRHHGGCWKVRVRTFVRARVLGSRELLACVAVVVLVLFIGLQAFCVVRGCVPVSYGMASRKLGAR encoded by the coding sequence ATGGCGATCGACGTGTCCTTCCTTCTCGAGTTCCTGCAGACCTTCAGCAAGAACAGTAACCAGAGGGCACTGCAGAGGATCCCGTCCAGGATGTCCCATCTGGTCGACCCCTCTCGCCGGACATCCTCGCACAGCATGCTGCTACGGGACATGGTGATGCTAGAGAACCAGGTCCCCCTCTTTCTGCTCCTGAAGGCGCTCGAGACccggggctcggcggcgcagcCCGCGCTGAGCTCCATGCTGGCCGGGTTCTTCCAGGAGGTCTCCACGTTCAGAGGAATTGGCTGCCCGTGCACCGACGCCAATCGGCACGCCCACCTGCTGGATTTCCTGTACTCTAACATGGTGCCTCGGTGCACTGAAGAATCTACCGGGGAAGCCGGAGACGAGTCACGCCACGGACACGATCGCAGGAAGAGGACACTGAACTCGGCCACGGAATTGCTTGTCAGGCGCGGCTCGAAGATCTTCTCGGTGGTCATAGATTTCACGCTGAGGCTCCTGCTAAAGTTTGTAGCCAGCCTCCCCTGCCTTTCGATACTCGGAGAGCCCATCGAGCAGCTGACGCAGCAGGCGTCTGAACCAAGAGGCGCGTCAGGTGTTCAGAACAAGGACGCCGCGTCGCCCCTGCTCGAAGAGATCGCGGTGCCATCCGTCGCGGAGCTAGCGTACGCCGGCGTCAAGTTCTGCCCGACGGTCGGCGACCTCTCCGCGATCGGCTTctccccggcgacggcgacgctgcACCTGCCGGTTGTCGGCGTCGACGTCAACAGCGAGGTCGTGCTGCGGAACCTGGTGGCGTACGAGGCGTCGGCGGCCGCCGGGCCGCTGGTCCTGGCGCGCTACGTGGAGCTGATGAACGGGATCGTGGACACGGAGGAGGACGCCCGGGTGCTGAGGGAGAGCGGCGTCATCCTGAACCACCTCAGGAGCGACCGGGAGGTGGCCGAGCTGTGGAACGGCATGACGAGGTCGGTGAGGCTGACGAGGGTGCCGGCGCTGGACAGGGTCATCGACGACCTGAACCGGCACCACGGCGGCTGCTGGAAGGTGAGGGTGAGGACGTTCGTGAGGGCGCGCGTCCTCGGGTCGAGGGAGCTGCTCGCCTGCGTCGCCGTGGTCGTGCTGGTCCTCTTCATCGGCCTCCAGGCGTTCTGTGTCGTTCGTGGCTGCGTCCCTGTTTCGTACGGGATGGCCAGCAGAAAACTCGGTGCCCGATGA
- the LOC120648752 gene encoding cysteine proteinase inhibitor 8-like has protein sequence MRAISSSLLIAAAAVLIALCSVAPAAAAHEASAPAPYITVGGWRPIKDVNDPHIQELGSWAVSEHVRQANDGLRFGEVVSGDEQVVSGMNYMLMIEATNGAGKIATYGAAVYEQEWTKTRKLLAFAVGN, from the coding sequence ATGAGGGCCATCAGCTCCTCCCtgctcatcgccgccgccgccgtactaATCGCGCTGTGCTCCGTCGCCCCCGCTGCAGCGGCGCATgaggcgtcggcgccggcgccgtatATAACCGTCGGCGGGTGGAGGCCGATCAAGGACGTGAACGACCCCCACATCCAGGAGCTGGGCTCCTGGGCGGTGTCGGAGCACGTCAGGCAGGCCAACGACGGGCTCCGCTTCGGCGAGGTGGTGAGCGGCGACGAGCAGGTCGTGTCCGGGATGAACTACATGCTCATGATCGAGGCGACCAACGGCGCCGGGAAGATCGCGACGTACGGGGCGGCGGTGTACGAGCAGGAGTGGACCAAGACGCGGAAGCTGCTGGCGTTCGCGGTGGGCAATTGA
- the LOC120651944 gene encoding cysteine proteinase inhibitor 8-like translates to MARPLLLFLLLAALAASAAVPARATLGGVGRGTGPRVGGWSAIPDVSDPHIQELGGWALGQAKQARLAGEGLQFRRVVRGEQQVVSGMNYRLYIDAADAAGRSAPYVAVVYEQSWTSTRQLTSFNKAPRAH, encoded by the coding sequence ATGGCGAGACCCCTCCTCCTCtttctcctcctcgccgccctcgccgcctccgccgccgtccctgccCGCGCGACGCTGGGCGGGGTCGGCCGCGGCACCGGCCCGCGGGTGGGCGGGTGGAGCGCGATCCCGGACGTGAGCGACCCGCACATCCAGGAGCTGGGCGGGTGGGCGCTGGGGCAGGCGAAGCAGGCGCGGCTGGCCGGCGAAGGGCTGCAGTTCCGCCGCGTGGTGCGCGGGGAGCAGCAGGTGGTGTCCGGGATGAACTACCGCCTCTACATCGACGCTGCGGACGCCGCGGGGCGGAGCGCACCCTACGTCGCCGTCGTGTACGAGCAGAGCTGGACCAGCACCCGCCAGCTCACCTCCTTCAACAAGGCGCCCCGCGCCCACTGA
- the LOC120648753 gene encoding cysteine proteinase inhibitor 8-like, giving the protein MRAIRSSLLIGAAVIIALCSVAPAAAARAAHIIVGGWRPIKDVKDPHIQELGGWSPAKDVSDPHIQELGSWAVAEHTRQANDGLRFGKVISAQEQQIVDGVNYKLFLDAADASGDVANYGALVHEQERTNTRELTAFARAPAK; this is encoded by the coding sequence ATGAGGGCAATCAGATCCTCCCTGCTCATTGGCGCGGCAGTAATAATCGCGCTGTGCTCCGTCGCCCCTgctgcagcggcgcgcgcggcgcacaTAATCGTCGGCGGGTGGAGGCCGATCAAGGACGTGAAGGACCCCCACATCCAGGAGCTAGGCGGGTGGAGCCCCGCCAAGGACGTGAGCGACCCACACATCCAGGAGCTCGGCAGCTgggcggtggcggagcacaCCAGGCAGGCGAACGATGGCCTGCGGTTCGGCAAGGTGATAAGCGCCCAGGAGCAACAGATCGTGGATGGGGTGAACTACAAGCTCTTCCTCGACGCGGCCGACGCCAGCGGGGACGTGGCCAACTATGGGGCGCTCGTGCACGAGCAGGAGCGGACAAACACCCGCGAGCTCACGGCcttcgcgcgcgcgccggcgaaaTGA